gggatgagatgtaccatttcgtgcctgccctggaagtctcgcgatgatgattcgtggcaatacgtacacataccccacctccaaatccgtggggtgactcataaaatccacggagctaaaatcctcgacccattcgaaatcaccgacagggcggtgctttatcatactgaatccgtaaagatttttgcaatctatgtatgatatggggggggggggggtacacctcctctttatcgggatcatagccactacacagagggttattgGCGCATAAATGatgcctgctcgcctgacagagcccgcctctaacgctCGATTtgatggttctgtacatttcCTCATCGGTAATCAATTCAAATTTTGCATTTGTATAATTTAatgcgcattgccacgaataggatgccagagaaacgcaataaATTCCAATCCGCGTGTGCCGTAGCTCTGGCGTCGGAGGTGCTGCATTTTATctgcatgtaatagggcatccgttttgaGGTACAATGTGTTATAATCCCGtaaactcgagcacccaaaTTTTCAAATACATGCACAGCGTACTGGTAGTCCTCGCCCCTTACATCTTCCCCAGTTAGATCATTTCGAAACGCGGATTTTTCTGGGAGACTCAACTCGCCGTACatacactgcaaaagaactaaGGTAACTGGAAGGGAACATGTAGCAGCCCACATCGCCATCGTTAAGCCGCGGCCTGCACGCTGCACGTTTTTCCACTTTCGTTTTTGGTGGCAACCGCCACTGGAATAAACCCTCAGTTCTTTCCCGCAAATTGTGGTGTGAACACCTCGTTTACTTCGCTCCACAATTTCTGGTGACCCGGAGAAGAACACCGCTGCTATGAACCCTGCTGGCGACCAGCAACACCCTCCGCCTGGCGCAACCGCCCCCGCTGCTACTGCGATGCCTCCCATGTCCCACGTCGCTGTTCGATTGCCGCCATTTTGGCATCGAGGACCCCACGTCTGGTTCCAGCAGGTCGAAGCCCAGTTCCTGCTCGCTGGAATTACTTCCCAACTCACCAAGTACCGGCACATCGTCTCTTCCCTACCACCAGAGATAGCCATGGACGTTGCCGACTTAATAGCAAGCCCTCCACCTCAGGCGCCCTACGACCAGTTGCGCACTGCTGTTCTCCAGCGGACTATGATGTCAGAGCGGAAGCGCCTGCAGCAGCTCTTGAATGCCGAAGAACTCGGTGACCGACGACCTTCGCAGCTACTTCGCGCCATGCAGGCTCTCCTGGCGGATCGCTCAGCCTCTTTCGACGAACCACTGCTTCGCGAGCTATTTTTGCAACGGCTACCCCCAACCGTACAGATGGTTCTCACTACAGCCGCCAGCTTGCCACTTTGTGACTTGGCCGTCATGGAGGTCGCTTCCCCTGCAGCAAGCATAAGCGCCGTCGGCCATAACCACCCTACTTCCTCTTCAGGCCTTCTGCAGCAGGGCACGGTGCCGCCGCTTTCACCTGCCGCCTTTGCGAGTACGAGCGACATGGCTGCCGTGAGAGCGGATATCCAACGCCTCTCCGAGACTGTCGCTGCCCTGCGCTACCCCGATAGCCGTCGCCGGTCTCCCAGAAGATCAAGCCGCTCCCGTCGTTTCCGCCACTCTCCGCGAAGACAAGACGGCCGAAGCCAGTCTCCGTTCGACGACTCCAACCCACCACCTTGTTGGTACCATGAGCGCTTCGGCGACGCCGCTCAGCGATGTACGCGCCCTTGCGGCTGGCCGGGAAACTCACCCGGGAACCGTTGATGGCGGCCGGCGTTTCCCCTCCTCAAACTGCAAGTCGCCTATTCTTCGTTGTCGACCGTTCCACCAAAACTAGGTTCCTTGTCGACACCGGGGCCGCTGTTAGCGTCTTGCCCGCATCCCTTAATGAGCGTCGTCGTGAGCCGCTGTTTCACTTGATGGCCGTTAATAACACTACCATACCGGTCTACAAAGAACAGCTCCTCAACGTTAACCTCGGTTTACGAAGAGTCTTCCCCTGGGTGTTTCTCGTCGCTAGCGTCTCACAGCCGATACTCGGCGCGGATTTTCTTCATCACTTCGGCCTTTCTGTGAACGTTTCCCGCCGCCTTCTCGTCGATGACAACACCCACCTTCACTTTCACGCCATATCTGCCGCACAACCTTGTCGCGACCTCTGCGGAACATCCCTTCCAGCCGTTCCTGCTCCCTATGCTGCACTTCTCCGCGAGTACCGATCGCTCACGCAGTCTCCGGACTGGACGAAGCCCGTGAGCCACGAGGTTGTGCACCACATAGTGACGAACGGCCCACCAGTGTTCTCTCGACCACGCCCCTTGGCACCTGAGAAAATGAAGATTGCCAGGGCCGAGTTTCAGCACATGCTGGAGATCGGCATCGCTCGCCCTTCTTCCGCCAACTGGTCCTCGGCTCTCCATATGGTCCCCAAAAAGACCGGGGACTGGAGGCCTTGTGGTGACTATCGCGCCCTAAACCTAGTTACCATTCCTGACCGCTATCCCCTCCCGCGTCTTCAAGACTTCACCGGCAACCTCCACGGCATGAGAACCTTTTCGAAAATTGACCTTACGAGGGCCTACCATCAGATACCCGTCGCCGCTGAAGACGTGCCGAAAACGGCCATTACCACCCCGTTCGGCCTCTTCGAATTCGTCCGCATGCCGTTCGGCCTTCGGAACGCCGCCCAAACATTTCAAAGGTTCATAGACACCGTTACCAGAGGCCTGCCGTTCGTCTTCGCGTACATAGACGATATCCTTGTCGCCAGTCGAGACCCTGCCGAGCACATCGAACACCTCCGGCTCCTTTTCTCACGGCTTGCTGCACACGGGATCATCGTCAACGTcgcgaagtgcgagttcggAGTACCATCTCTAGAGTTCCTCGGTCACACTGTCTCTGCCGAGGGCATATCTCCGCTTCCGCAGAAGATCGCCCCCATCCTCGATTTTCCTCAACCTCAGCCCGTGCGCCAGCTCCGGCGTTTCTTAGGACTCGTCAACTTTTATCGGCGATTCGTCCCACACTGTGCCCACACGCTGCGCCCCCTCGAAGAAATGCTGTCCCAAGACCACGTTTCCCGCGGTCGCACGAGCCGCAAGCGGAAGTCCCGGGACACTTCCTTTCCGCTCTCTTGGACCGACGCTGCTTCTGACGCCTTCACGTCCATCAAGTCGCTGCTGTCATCGGTAACCCTTCTGGCCCATCCCACGCCCGATGCAGCCACCGCACTTATGGTCGACGCCTCCGCAACAGCTGTCGGCGCCGTGCTGCAGCAGCACGTCGGAACAGGCTCGCGACCTCTTGCTTTCTTCTCAAAGGCCCTGAAGCCCGCGGAGACGCGGTATAGCACTTTCGGCAGGGAGCTCTTAGCCGCTTACCTCGCAGTCAAGCACTTCCGGTACTTCCTGGAAGGCCGGGATTTCACCATTCTAACTGATCATAAGCCGTTGACATACGCCCTGCGATCGGCCAGCAGCCGCTATTCTCCTCGTGAGACGCGCCACCTCGCTTTTCTAGCCGAATTTACCTCTCGCATTGAGCACGTCTCCGGATCGGAAAATGGTCCAGCAGACGCCCTGAGTCGCGTAGCCACCGTCCAGACGCTATCGTCAGAAGCTCTAGCCCGCGCCCAGCACAATGACCCCGAGCTTGAGGCCCTGCGTAGCTCGACAACATCTCTGCGTCTTGACGACTTTCCCGTTCCCGGCACAGACCTTCTACTCTCCTGTGACACCAGCACCACTCCACCTCGTCCTTACGTGCCACCCGACCTCCGCCGCGCAGTTTTCGACTCACTACATGGCCTATCGCACCCAGGAGCGCGCCCAACACAGCGACTGATTGCTACCCGCTTTGTATGGCCGAAGATGCGCGCAGATATCCGATCTTGGGTAACCGCCTGTTCCGCGTGTCAAAGATCACGCGGCACACATCTGCACCACTGGGACGTTTCCTGCCCCCGGACTCCCGCTTCGAACATGTCCACATTGACATAGTCGGACCCCTCCCCATCTCTGCTGGACATCGATACCTCCTAACTGCCGTCGATCCTTTTACCAGATGGCCAGAAGCGGCCCCCATGTCCGACGCCACCGCCGCCACTGTCGCCTCGACCTTCCTTTCGCGCTGACCGCTCCTCTCGGAGTCTGGGGGGGAGGCAGTGTAGCAGCCCACATCGCCATCGTTAAGCCGCGGCCTGCACGCTGCACGTTTTTCCACTTTCGTTTTTGGTGGCAACCGCCACTGGAATAAACCCTCAGTTCTTTCCCGCAAATTGTGGTGTGAACACCTCGTTTACTTCGCTCCACAaacacacctttacgaagcaaaattttgtagtcgtctccaaacac
This is a stretch of genomic DNA from Ornithodoros turicata isolate Travis unplaced genomic scaffold, ASM3712646v1 Chromosome25, whole genome shotgun sequence. It encodes these proteins:
- the LOC135373453 gene encoding uncharacterized protein LOC135373453; translated protein: MNPAGDQQHPPPGATAPAATAMPPMSHVAVRLPPFWHRGPHVWFQQVEAQFLLAGITSQLTKYRHIVSSLPPEIAMDVADLIASPPPQAPYDQLRTAVLQRTMMSERKRLQQLLNAEELGDRRPSQLLRAMQALLADRSASFDEPLLRELFLQRLPPTVQMVLTTAASLPLCDLAVMEVASPAASISAVGHNHPTSSSGLLQQGTVPPLSPAAFASTSDMAAVRADIQRLSETVAALRYPDSRRRSPRRSSRSRRFRHSPRRQDGRSQSPFDDSNPPPCWYHERFGDAAQRCTRPCGWPGNSPGNR